The Candidatus Flexicrinis proximus sequence AACCGCGCGATTTGGGTGAGCTTCTCACCTATTCCCTCGATGGCGAACTGCTCGGCACCGCGCCAAAGCCGACGCCGGTGCCATAAGCTTCGCATCGCCACAAGATGGCTGTGTCCGCCGATTGCAGGATATGGACTTCGCTGGCAAGGACGGTCATTGGTTCAGGGGACATGCGCTCCTCTTCCTGTGCGCTCTAATCAGGACAAATGATCCATTATTACGCCACCTGCAAAACCGGACGACAGACGTAAATCTTCTGTTTCCTGCAAAATCGCCACTCGCAAAAATGCCACGGACGGCGCACACTATTCAGATTCCTGGACTGGATACCGGCATAAGGCAGGCCTGAGATGAAATCCGATTTAGACAACCTGATGCGCGAGCGCGGGCTGGACGCGCTGCTGATTTTCGCCAGCCATGACCACAGCGCGGCGCTGGATTACCTGACCGGCGGCGTGCGGATCACCGGCGGCATTGCCGTCAAGCTGCCCGACCACGCGCCGGTGCTGATCGTCAACGGCATGGAAGTGGCCGAAGCCGGCGCCACCGGCCTCGAAGTCTACGACTACTTCAAGATGGGAATGCAGGAAGCGCGCGAAGCCGCCGAAGGCGACCTCAAATCGGCGCAGGTCCTGTTCTGGGGCGGCTGCCTGGGCCGGCTCGGCCTGGAAAGCGGCACGGTCGGCATTTACGGGACGACCGACGTCAACGAAGCGCTGGCGATCATCGACGGCCTGCGCGAGAAATTCCCGCAGTATACCTTTGCCGGCGAGCAGAAGCCGACCCTGTTCGACGAGGCCTATAAGACCAAGGATGAGCACGAAATCGCGCGCATCCGGTCGGTGGCACAGCGCACCAGCGCCGTCGTCAAGGCGACCTGGGAATACATCAGCCGCCACCGCGCCGGCGACAACGAGACGGTGGTCAACGAGGACGGCACGCCGCTGACCATCGGCGACATCAAGCGCTTTGTCCGCCGCGAGCTGCTTGACCGCGACCTGGAAGACACCGACATGATCTTCGCGCAGGGGCGCGACGGCGGTTTTCCGCACAGCCGCGGCGAGGAGAAGCAGGCGCTGCAGCTCGGCCAGGCGATCGTCTTCGACCTCTTCCCGCGCGAGATCGGCGGCGGCTACCATCACGATATGACGCGCACGTGGTGCATCGGCTATGCGCCGGACAGCGTGCGCCGTGCCCACAGTGAGGTGATGACCGCCTTCGACATCGCCATCGAGCAGTTCGGCGTCGGCAAGCCGGCCCACCAGATGCAGGATGCCGTGCAGGATTACTTCGAGTCGATGGGACATCCGACTATCCGCAGCACACCCGGCACCGATAAAGGCTATGTCCACGGGTTGGGACACGGGGTGGGCCTGAACATCCACGAAAGCCCGCGTATTGCACACAACGTCAAAGACGATGTATTCGCATTTGGCAACGTCATCACCGTCGAACCGGGGTTATACTATCCGGAGCAGGGTTTTGGCGTGCGGGTTGAAGACACGCTGCTGGTGACCCCCCACGGCGAGCTGGTAGCGCTGACCGACTTCCCTAAAGACCTGATCCTTCCGCTGCGAGGATGAAGTGCAGTGAGAGAAGTGAAGAGAAGTGAAAAGAAGTGGGAGAAGGGAATGACGTGAAAAGAAGAGAGCAGGGGCAGTGTGCGACGGAGTCAAACGCACTCGTTCGTACAACGCACCGGGTTTCTCTAGTCACTTCGGTTCACTTCTCTCACTTCCCTTCACTGTCCTTCCCTCACTTCTTTTCACTTCCCTCACTTCTTCCACTTGAAACGAACGACCGTCCATCTAACGAGAGAGCTAGTAGATCCAATGACTGAGAAACGCGAAATGAAGTTCAGCTACGGCGGCCAGGCGGTGCTGGAAGGCGTGATGATGCGCGGCCAGCACATCTTCGCCGTGGCTGTGCGCGACCCGAAGGGCGGCATCGCCGTGCATAAGTCCAGCATCCCGGCGGCGCTCTACCGCGGCCGGATTTCCAAGACGCCGTTCGTACGCGGCGTGGTGGGGCTGTGGGATGCGCTCGGCCTCGGCATCCGCGCGCTGATGTGGTCGGCGGATGTGGCGCTGGGCGAAGAAGAAGCCAACTTCAACGGGCCGCTCGGCTGGGCCACGGTCGCCTTCTCGCTGGTCTTCGCGGTAGGGCTGTTCTTCGTGCTGCCCGGCGCGCTCTCGTCCGGCATTTCGCACCTGCTCGGCCTGGAAGGGTCGCCGTTCCTCGTCAACGTCATCGAGGGGCTGGTGCGCCTCGCCATCCTGATCGCCTATATCAGCCTGACCGGCCTGCTGCCGGACATGCGGCGCGTGTTCAGCTATCACGGCGCCGAGCACAAGACGATCAACGCCTACGAGGCCGGCGCGGAACTGACGCCGGAAGTCGTGCAGAATTATCCGATCGAGCACCCGCGCTGCGGCACCGCCTTCCTGCTGATCGTCGTGTTCGTCAGCATCATCGTCTTCGGCGTACTGGGACGCCCTCCGTTCCTGCTGCTGATCCTGAGCCGCGTGCTGCTGATCCCGGTGGTGGCCGGCATCGCCTATGAAGTGCTGCGCTGGACGGCCCGCAACCTCGACAAGCCGTGGGTGCGCGTCATCATCAAGCCCAACCTGGCCCTGCAGCACCTGACCACCCGCCAGCCCTCGCTGGACATGCTGGAAGTGGCGATCGTGGCCTTCAAGCACGTGCTGGTGAGCGAAGGCATGCTCGACGAGAGCGAAGTCGCGGCGACCCCGGTGACATCGACCGGGCCGGAGCCAGTGGCCGCCGCTGCCGCCACCGCCGGGGACTGAGCTGCCGGGGCGCCGCCCCGCACCCCGCAAGGGCGCACAGCTCCCTTGACCCTGGTGTTTCGAACGCTGAAAAGACCCGCCCGCCGGGTCTTTTTGCTGTCCGCGCACCGGGCTGACCGCCTCGCTAGATTACCGTTTATGACGTTTATCACTTGTCCGTATGACACTAAGGGCGATACGCTGGGGGAAAGGGGCCGCCGGCCCCCGCGCCCGCCCGCCCGCCCCGCGCCCGCCCCGCGCCCGCGCCGCGGCGCCCCCCCCCCGCCGCGGGTCCCGCGCCCGCCGGCCGCGGCGGCGCCGCCCCGCCCCGGCCGCCGGCGCGCCCGCGGCCGCCCGCCCCCCCGCCCCCCCCCCCGGCGGCCGGGGCTTGCCACCGCTCTCAGTTTATCGGTATGTGATCAATAGCGCTCCAAATAATCCGCCCTGGCTCTACAATGAAGGCAAGCTAGCATATCCTATTCGACTTAATGGAAATGAGCCATGCTAGATCCCGATGTCTACCGTGTAATACAAGTGCAACTGGTACTCGTTTTCAAACGTCTGATCACGTTTGTACTCATGCTCATTTGTGTGTTCTTGTTATTGGGTATTGCTCAAACGCAGTCAGGAGAGATTGATGGAGGCAGACTCATCTATCGCCGTGTGACAACAGAAGAGGAGTTGGTTGGGCTCACACCATTTATCCAGTTCAGCGTACCAACCGACGAATGCACGCCGTCTCACCTACTGGTGCTTACACATCAACGTGTTCTTCGGTACCTCGCTCGCGCTCGATGGAGCAGAACTAACAATCGGTGATGTGACATTTCAGTGCGGATTCTTAGAGTGAAGAGGTCACAACAATGGCAACGCGTCAGTATTTCCAGCGGTGGTTCTCTCGAAAGATTACGATTGCAGTTGCGATCTTTCTTGTTTCTGTATTCCCCACCATTTCCGTATTATGCCAAGAAAGTGCCGTGGTTTTGGCAATTAGCTCCAATGACGCATATCGGCTTAAGGCAAACACTGACGGAACAATTGCCGTTTACGAAAATTCCACGGGCAATTATCTGGGGACGTTCACGCTGCATGATACCTATGTTTGGGAAGTTGAACCAAGCCCAATCAGCAATGTAATAGCTTCGAGCGACGACGAAGGTAATATTTATATATGGAATCCTGAGAGCCAGTCGTTAATCCTGGCAATTGATACGGGACTCATGAGACCTGTTCGCTCCATTAGCTGGTCAAGTGACGGATCGAAGCTCGCAGCCGTAATTGCTGATTCGGCTGATATAGTGATCTATGACTCATCAAGTGGAGAAGTTATTCGCCTTATACATACCTTATCGACTCCTCTTGCATTGGATTTCAATTTAGTGGATAGCAACAATTGTCCGGGGTGGGCCGGGGGACGCCCAGACCCCCGCAGGCAACACGGCCGGGCCCCCCACCCTGACTGCGATCGAACTACTCGCGATTCAGGCTGACGCGTTCGGGGGCCATCGTGTTCGAGTGCGGGGATATCTGCATCGCGGACGGCTACAACACGTTCGTGACGTACGGCACGCAGCCGCGCATCGGGCCGGGCAACCGGATCGCGCTGGCGCAGGCCTTCCCCTCGGCGATCGTGCTGTTCGACACCGACGACGGGTCAAGCGTGACAGTCGCCTCCGGCACCGGCACCTTCTCCGAGCCGGCCCTCTCCCCCGACGGGACAAAGGTGCTTTATGCGTTCAAGCCGGCGGGGACGAACCAGAAGACCGTGATCCGCCGGGTCAACGCGGACGGCAGCGGCCTGCAAACGCTGACCTCGACCGCCTACAACAGCCGCCGTCCGGACTGGTCGCCGGATGGGGCGAAGATCGTGTTCTACACCGATAACGGCGGCGACAGCGAGATCGCGGTGATGAACGCCGACGGGTCGGGGCTGGCGGCGCTGACGGCCAACACGGCCAGCGACATCGATCCGCGCTGGTCGCCGGACGGGACACAGATTGTTTTCAGTTCGACGCGTGACGGCAACCCTGAACTGTACCGGATGAGCGCGAACGGGACGAGCGTCGTGCGGCTGACAAATAACCCGGTCAGCGATGTCGAGCCGGCGTGGTCGCCGGACGGGACGCAGCTTGTGTTCGCGTCGAACCGGTCGGCGCCGGGGGCGACCAGCGGGACCCTGTATCAAATCTTCACGCTGCGCGCGTCGGATGGCGGGCAGGTGGCGCTGGCGGCGGAAGAGACAGGCTATCTGCCCGGATGGCGCTTCCCGGACTGGGGAGTGATCGTCGCGCCGCCGCCGGGCTGCCCAGATGGCACGTGTCTGATCGTCCCGACGGAGGCGCCGGAGGAGTAAGGCGACGGGCGGCGGACAAGCCACATTTTCCGCGTGTGACATTCATCCCGCGCGCGTTGTGAGGCGCGGCACTGAGATTTTTGGATCGCAGCGGGTAAACTCTCATCAGCGACGGGAAAGCGTGCCCTGAGAGGCGCTTCAGCTTGAGCGCCGCTTGCGCTACACTACACGCAGCTATCCATAGGGGAAAAGAGGCTTGACCGTGTTTCAACAACTCCGGAGCCGGTTCACACTTATGCATCTGGCGTTTTTGCAGGCCGTGGTCGCCACGGCCGGCAGCCTGTACTTTCACTGGGGCATGGGATTTCCGCCGTGCGATCTGTGCTGGTTCCAGCGCATCGCCATGTATCCGCTGGTGGCGATCCTGGGCGTGGGGCTGTGGCGCAAGGACAGCAATGCGCGCTACTACGCGCTGCCGGTGCTGCTGGCCGGCATGGGCGTCTCGCTGTATCACAATGCCATGACTTACGGGTTCGTCGCGCCGGGCGCGTGCTCGGTCGGCGCGGTGAGCTGCACGACGCGCTGGATCAACTGGGGCGGCTTCATCACCATCCCGCTGCTGGCCTTCGTCGCCTTCACGGTAATCGCGGTCTGCCTGGTGCTGTATACGCCGAAGGCCGAGGCCGAATAAACCGAAGAAACCGCAGGCCAGACTGAAAGGAACTCTGCATGACCTCTGACCTCCGCCGCATGCTTCGCGATCGCGGGACGCTGGTTCGCCGTCCGCGTCTGAGCGCGCTGCTGCTGCTCGCGCTGGTATTTCTGCTGGCCGGCTGCCGGCTGTCGTTCACCGAACTGACCCAGACGGCGGTGGCGTATAACCCGCCGACGCCAGTCGGCACCCCTGACCCGGCCTTTGCGACCGAGCGCGGGCAGGCTGTCTTCAACGGCGTCGGCATGTGCTCGACCTGCCATTTTCTCGACGGGGTGGCCCGCGCCACCGGCCCGGATTTTGGCGGCTTGATCCCCCAGCTCGAAGCGCGGATGCCTGCGGCCGAAATCCCCGCCTTCCTGCGCCAGAGCATCGTCGATGTCAAGGCGGATGTGCTGGAGGGCTGGCGCGATGACCTGATGCCGGCCAATTACACCGACATCCTCACGCCGCAGCAGATCGACGACGTGATCGCCTATATGCTGACGCTGGAGTGAGGCTGTCCGGACACACGACTCGCCTAACGCTCATCTGCGCTGAATCTGCCGTTCTGCTTTCAGCGCTACCCTAACGTAAGTTATGGTTGATTTGGGGTTTCACCCCAAACCCCAGGGCGGCGTTTGCACTCCTGCACCTCCCACAGCGATTTTGTGGCGTGAGCGCCACAAAATCGCAGATGAAGGGGTCGAGGGGCGCAAGTCCCTCGCGGAGGTGCGGAGGCGGAGCCTCTGCAAAACCCATAGCCATAACTAACGTTACCCTGGTGTCTTAGTCGTTTATCCGGCGGCCAATCTGCGCGCCGCCGGGCGCAGGCGTTGAAGCTGAAAGCGGGTCGCAAGCCATGTCCAAAAAGATCATCGTTATCGGCAGCGGATTCGGCGGGCTGGGGGCTGCGGTGCGCCTCGCCGCGCGCGGCTATCAGGTCGAATTATTCGAGAAGCGCGACAAGCTCGGCGGCCGCGCCTATGTCTACGAGACCGGTGGCTACAAGTTCGACGCCGGTCCGACGGTCATCACCGCGCCATTCATGTTCGACGATATCTGGAACAAGGCCGGCCGCAAGCGCGAAGACTACTTCGAGCTGGTCGAATGCACGCCCTATTACCGCATCTTCGACAAGGACAAACGCAGCTTCGACTATAACCGCGACGAGGAATTCACCCTCGAGCAAATCCGCCAGCGCAACCCCGACGATGTCGAGGGCTATCAGAAGTTCATCGCCAGCACCAAGCCGATCTTCGAAAAAGGCTTCGTCGAACTGGCCGATAAGCCCTTCCTCAAGTTCACCGACATGCTCAAGGTCGCGCCCGACCTGATCAAGATGCAGTCGTACCTGAGCGTCTACCAGTACATCAGCAAGTTCATCAAAGACGACTTCCTGCGGCGCGTCTTCAGCTTCCACCCGCTGCTGATCGGCGGCAATCCGTTCGACTCGCCGTCGATCTACGCCATGATCCACTATCTCGAACGGCATTGGGGCGTGTGGTTCGCCATGGG is a genomic window containing:
- a CDS encoding aminopeptidase P family protein, whose amino-acid sequence is MKSDLDNLMRERGLDALLIFASHDHSAALDYLTGGVRITGGIAVKLPDHAPVLIVNGMEVAEAGATGLEVYDYFKMGMQEAREAAEGDLKSAQVLFWGGCLGRLGLESGTVGIYGTTDVNEALAIIDGLREKFPQYTFAGEQKPTLFDEAYKTKDEHEIARIRSVAQRTSAVVKATWEYISRHRAGDNETVVNEDGTPLTIGDIKRFVRRELLDRDLEDTDMIFAQGRDGGFPHSRGEEKQALQLGQAIVFDLFPREIGGGYHHDMTRTWCIGYAPDSVRRAHSEVMTAFDIAIEQFGVGKPAHQMQDAVQDYFESMGHPTIRSTPGTDKGYVHGLGHGVGLNIHESPRIAHNVKDDVFAFGNVITVEPGLYYPEQGFGVRVEDTLLVTPHGELVALTDFPKDLILPLRG
- a CDS encoding DUF1385 domain-containing protein is translated as MKFSYGGQAVLEGVMMRGQHIFAVAVRDPKGGIAVHKSSIPAALYRGRISKTPFVRGVVGLWDALGLGIRALMWSADVALGEEEANFNGPLGWATVAFSLVFAVGLFFVLPGALSSGISHLLGLEGSPFLVNVIEGLVRLAILIAYISLTGLLPDMRRVFSYHGAEHKTINAYEAGAELTPEVVQNYPIEHPRCGTAFLLIVVFVSIIVFGVLGRPPFLLLILSRVLLIPVVAGIAYEVLRWTARNLDKPWVRVIIKPNLALQHLTTRQPSLDMLEVAIVAFKHVLVSEGMLDESEVAATPVTSTGPEPVAAAAATAGD
- a CDS encoding PD40 domain-containing protein, with product MFECGDICIADGYNTFVTYGTQPRIGPGNRIALAQAFPSAIVLFDTDDGSSVTVASGTGTFSEPALSPDGTKVLYAFKPAGTNQKTVIRRVNADGSGLQTLTSTAYNSRRPDWSPDGAKIVFYTDNGGDSEIAVMNADGSGLAALTANTASDIDPRWSPDGTQIVFSSTRDGNPELYRMSANGTSVVRLTNNPVSDVEPAWSPDGTQLVFASNRSAPGATSGTLYQIFTLRASDGGQVALAAEETGYLPGWRFPDWGVIVAPPPGCPDGTCLIVPTEAPEE
- a CDS encoding disulfide bond formation protein B, yielding MHLAFLQAVVATAGSLYFHWGMGFPPCDLCWFQRIAMYPLVAILGVGLWRKDSNARYYALPVLLAGMGVSLYHNAMTYGFVAPGACSVGAVSCTTRWINWGGFITIPLLAFVAFTVIAVCLVLYTPKAEAE
- a CDS encoding c-type cytochrome, with product MTSDLRRMLRDRGTLVRRPRLSALLLLALVFLLAGCRLSFTELTQTAVAYNPPTPVGTPDPAFATERGQAVFNGVGMCSTCHFLDGVARATGPDFGGLIPQLEARMPAAEIPAFLRQSIVDVKADVLEGWRDDLMPANYTDILTPQQIDDVIAYMLTLE